One part of the Pelodiscus sinensis isolate JC-2024 chromosome 16, ASM4963464v1, whole genome shotgun sequence genome encodes these proteins:
- the TMEM11 gene encoding transmembrane protein 11, mitochondrial isoform X2, which produces MLKVTRVEPRSRNKRITVGSTECYIVHEIYNGENAQDQFEYELEQALEAQYKYIVIEPTRIGDETARWITVGNCLHKTAVLAGTACLVTPLALRADYSHYISLPAGVLSMACCTLYGISWQFDPCCKYQVEYDAYKLSRLPLHTLTSSTPVVLVRKDDLHRKRLHNTIALAALVYCVKKIYELYVV; this is translated from the coding sequence GATCACCGTGGGCTCCACGGAGTGTTACATTGTGCATGAAATCTACAATGGGGAGAATGCTCAGGACCAGTTTGAGTATGAGCTGGAGCAGGCTCTGGAAGCACAGTACAAATACATAGTGATAGAACCCACTCGCATCGGGGATGAGACCGCTCGCTGGATCACAGTGGGGAACTGCCTGCACAAGACCGCTGTCCTAGCAGGCACTGCCTGTCTTGTCACCCCACTGGCACTTCGAGCAGATTATTCCCATTACATCTCCCTGCCGGCCGGCGTGCTGAGCATGGCCTGCTGCACCCTCTACGGTATCTCCTGGCAGTTCGACCCCTGCTGCAAGTACCAAGTAGAGTATGATGCCTATAAACTTTCCCGCCTGCCCCTGCATACACTCACCTCCTCCACTCCTGTAGTGCTGGTGAGAAAGGATGATCTGCACAGAAAGAGACTGCATAACACGATAGCACTCGCTGCCCTGGTGTACTGTGTAAAGAAGATCTATGAACTCTACGTTGTATGA